A genomic window from Manduca sexta isolate Smith_Timp_Sample1 chromosome 5, JHU_Msex_v1.0, whole genome shotgun sequence includes:
- the LOC115444128 gene encoding speckle-type POZ protein-like B, with translation MSDIRQSFKYSRTQTDNEEHWTDTITWSLKTFRELLATKENMFFYSEESEVQNSKQPETRLRLKIKWCSRTDDIKIYYSSPAPVVLNYRVCLDSQQGQVLVTQSSYRILANMWHYMTTIMCDYRTICIRAGRKEACCYDFKILFEFNVFSKDYQTNHLDKLSDDFEQLFLNKLFSDVMMKSAEGTEFEVHKNILACRSPVLKAHFAHDTTESYTNIVESPFEADVLQEVLTFIYSNKVPKAGEIPDKLLEAADYYQLDGLKSLCTQKLYEKLTAENAIDTLQLADRHHADSLKQLTLLFIKDRAGQIIKKSEGWDKVESVTLLKYICEWFMQNDDSDAGAIDE, from the coding sequence ATGTCCGATATAAggcaaagttttaaatatagcaGAACACAGACTGATAATGAGGAACATTGGACAGATACTATAACATGGTCTCTCAAAACCTTTCGCGAACTATTGGCAACAAAggagaatatgtttttttattctgagGAATCCGAGGTCCAGAATTCGAAACAACCGGAGACAAGATtgcgattaaaaataaagtggTGTAGCCGCACcgatgatattaaaatatattactcttCACCAGCACCTGTGGTCCTCAACTATAGAGTGTGCTTGGATTCTCAACAGGGACAAGTCCTTGTGACGCAGAGTAGTTACAGGATACTAGCGAACATGTGGCACTATATGACCACAATAATGTGTGATTACAGAACGATCTGTATACGCGCAGGGCGTAAAGAGGCGTGCTGTTATGATTTCAAGATTCTATTTGAGTTCAATGTGTTTTCCAAAGATTACCAAACCAACCATTTAGATAAGTTGAGCGATGATTTTGAGCAGCTATTtttgaacaaattattttctgaTGTAATGATGAAGTCTGCGGAAGGCACTGAGTTTGAAGTTCACAAGAATATATTAGCGTGTCGGAGCCCAGTTCTTAAAGCCCACTTTGCACATGACACTACTGAGAGTTACACTAATATAGTGGAGTCCCCGTTCGAGGCAGATGTGTTACAGGAGGTGCTAACATTTATATACAGCAACAAAGTCCCGAAGGCTGGTGAGATACCAGACAAGCTGTTGGAAGCTGCTGATTATTACCAACTTGATGGACTGAAAAGTTTGTGTacacaaaaattatatgaaaagcTTACTGCGGAGAATGCTATAGATACACTACAACTAGCCGATAGACATCATGCTGATTCATTGAAGCAGTTAACATTGCTGTTCATTAAGGATAGGGCAgggcaaattataaaaaaatctgaaggATGGGATAAAGTTGAATCCGTTACATTGTTGAAATATATCTGCGAATGGTTCATGCAAAATGATGATTCAGATGCTGGGGCAATAGATGAATAA